In Halogranum gelatinilyticum, the DNA window GCGTCGGCGCGTTTCTCGTGCTCGCCACGGCCGTCCTCGGGCCGAGTTCGGACTCGCCGACGTGGCTCGTCTACCTCGCGCTGTGCGCGGGTGGAGCCGTCGCTGGCAGCGTCGCCTACGGACTCGGCGTCGTCGTCAGACGGCTCAAAACGAGGACCGAATCGGCGTGAATACTCGCTCGCTCTACGCGCCGGCCTGCTTGAGGGCGCTTTCGATGTCCTCGCGCTGGGTGACACCGACGAAGCGGTCGACGACGCCGTCGTCGTTCTCGACGATGAGCGTCGGCAGCGAGCGGACCTGATACTGGTTGGCGATCTCCTGTTCGTCGTCGACGTCGACCTTTTCGAAGGAGACGTCGGGGTAGTCGGCCTCCAGCTCTTCGAGGATGGGGTCCTGGGTCTTACACGGGCCACACCAGTCGGCGTAGAAGTCTTTGAGTCGGACAGTCATTGTTCCCTTCTCCGGGTAGCCTACGAGTTCCTAAAAGGGTTTCCAAGGTGGATGTCTCCGCCGCCGGACCGTCGGGTTCGGGCGAGTGACTCGCCACCTGACGGTCTGGGGAGTCGAAACGTTTACACCCCCAAAGAGCGGTGGTATGCAGTATGAGCAGTGGACAGAACAGCGGCGGCCTGATGTCGAGTGCAGGGCTCGTCCGCTACTTCGACGCGGAGGACCGCAACGCGATCCGGCTCGACCCCAAGACCATCGTCGCGTTCGGTGTCCTCTTCGGTGTCGGCGTACAGCTCCTGAACATCCTCGCACTGTAAGGTCGTCCGTTTCTCTCGATTCTCTCACCCGTCCAGTGCCGACAGCGTGTCGACGCTCCGACCACGTTCGGGTCGCGCCCTTTTTACCCTCCTAACCCCGAGCACGGACTATGCTACGTGCAGGCGTCATCGCCGTCCAGGGTGACGTGAGCGAACACGCCGCGGCCGTCGAGCGCGCGGCCCGCCTCCACGGCGAGGAGGCCGAGGTCGTCGAGATCCGCCAGTCCGGGCTCGTCCCCGACTGCGACGTCCTGCTCCTTCCGGGCGGGGAGTCGACGACCATCTCGCGGCTCCTCCGCAGCGAGGGCATCGCCGCGGAGATCAAAGCACACGTCGCCGCAGGCAAGCCCGTGCTTGCGACGTGTGCCGGGCTCATCGTCGCCTCGACGGACGCGAAGGACGACCGCGTCGAGACGCTCGACCTCGTCGACGTCACCGTCGACCGCAACGCCTTCGGCCGCCAGAAGGACAGCTTCGAGGCCCCGCTCGACGTCGACGGGCTGGACGAGCCGTTCCCCGCGGTCTTCATCCGTGCACCCCTCATCGACGACGCGGGCGACGTCGAGGTGCTCGCGCGGTGGGACGACGACCCGGTCGCCGTCCGCGACGGTCCCGTCGTCGGCACGTCGTTCCACCCCGAACTCACCGACGACGTCCGGCTCCACCGACTGGCGTTCTTCGAGGGCGTCGAGGGCAACAGTAAACTGTCGGCCGAGGAATCGCCCGTCGACGCTGAGTGAGCAGACACGGCGAAGGGACAGCTTTTCGACCCGTCGCATCCGAGCACGTCTATG includes these proteins:
- a CDS encoding thioredoxin family protein, which translates into the protein MTVRLKDFYADWCGPCKTQDPILEELEADYPDVSFEKVDVDDEQEIANQYQVRSLPTLIVENDDGVVDRFVGVTQREDIESALKQAGA
- a CDS encoding preprotein translocase subunit Sec61beta, yielding MSSGQNSGGLMSSAGLVRYFDAEDRNAIRLDPKTIVAFGVLFGVGVQLLNILAL
- the pdxT gene encoding pyridoxal 5'-phosphate synthase glutaminase subunit PdxT, whose amino-acid sequence is MLRAGVIAVQGDVSEHAAAVERAARLHGEEAEVVEIRQSGLVPDCDVLLLPGGESTTISRLLRSEGIAAEIKAHVAAGKPVLATCAGLIVASTDAKDDRVETLDLVDVTVDRNAFGRQKDSFEAPLDVDGLDEPFPAVFIRAPLIDDAGDVEVLARWDDDPVAVRDGPVVGTSFHPELTDDVRLHRLAFFEGVEGNSKLSAEESPVDAE